A genomic region of Gemmata massiliana contains the following coding sequences:
- a CDS encoding RNA polymerase sigma factor — protein sequence MSDVPRSDAPLDPAAFAAFLEQRRPGLVAFIEGRLGATLRGKLDPQDIAQEVAIKALRELPQTDLGDRDPFGWLCHLAEQCVIDAHRHFTASKRAAEREQPGNVPAGEGSSDLIALLAASITTPTQAVVRDEREVRLREAIATLPEEHREALRLRYVEGLATKDVAARLNKSDVATRVLLTRLVHRLQELLGPGEGA from the coding sequence ATGAGCGACGTGCCTCGCTCCGACGCCCCCCTCGACCCGGCCGCCTTCGCTGCTTTTCTTGAGCAGCGGCGCCCGGGTCTGGTCGCGTTCATTGAAGGGCGCCTCGGCGCCACTCTGCGCGGGAAGTTGGACCCGCAAGACATTGCCCAGGAGGTCGCGATTAAGGCGCTTCGGGAGTTGCCCCAAACCGATCTCGGGGACCGTGACCCGTTCGGCTGGCTGTGCCACCTGGCCGAACAGTGCGTGATCGACGCCCACCGACACTTCACGGCGTCCAAGCGGGCGGCCGAGCGCGAACAACCCGGGAACGTTCCGGCCGGTGAGGGAAGCTCGGATCTGATCGCGCTCCTCGCCGCCAGCATCACCACCCCGACCCAAGCCGTCGTTCGCGACGAGCGCGAGGTCCGGCTCCGGGAAGCGATCGCGACTCTACCCGAAGAACACCGCGAAGCGCTCCGCTTGCGCTACGTCGAGGGACTCGCAACAAAGGACGTGGCCGCTCGTTTGAATAAATCGGACGTTGCGACGCGGGTTCTACTCACCCGCCTCGTCCACCGCCTTCAGGAACTGCTCGGGCCAGGTGAAGGGGCGTGA
- a CDS encoding DMT family transporter gives MFRHGLLLVVAIACETVATLLLKRSDGMSRLWPSVGMLVGYVAALFLLSLVLKSLPVGPVYAVWSGLGTALTALLGYIAFGDRLPPGAWVGVALVCAGVVFLSVYLPRTD, from the coding sequence ATGTTCAGGCACGGACTGCTGCTCGTGGTCGCGATCGCGTGCGAAACGGTCGCCACTCTACTCCTCAAGCGCTCGGACGGGATGTCCCGGCTCTGGCCCAGTGTCGGGATGCTCGTGGGTTACGTTGCCGCCCTATTCCTGTTGTCCCTCGTGTTGAAATCGCTCCCGGTCGGACCCGTCTACGCCGTGTGGTCCGGCCTGGGAACCGCCCTCACCGCTTTACTTGGATACATCGCGTTCGGAGACCGGTTGCCGCCCGGTGCCTGGGTTGGCGTGGCGCTCGTCTGTGCCGGTGTCGTGTTTTTGTCGGTCTACCTTCCACGAACCGATTGA